From Oreochromis niloticus isolate F11D_XX linkage group LG1, O_niloticus_UMD_NMBU, whole genome shotgun sequence, a single genomic window includes:
- the ca7 gene encoding carbonic anhydrase 7 isoform X2 — MINYDHCTSINISNNGHSVVVEFNDSDDRSVIKGGPLDNPYRLKQFHFHWGGKGHEGSEHTVSGKGFASELHLVHWNAVKYKTYGEASTAPDGLAVLGIFLETGDDHRWLHMITDVLYTVKYKGSITDFKGFNPKCLLPSSLHFWTYLGSLTTPPLHESVIWIVLKEPIEVSEKQLGMLRMLLFTEEEDNQKMRMENNFRPPQPLKGRRVRSSN, encoded by the exons ATGATAAACTACGACCACTGCACCTCCATTAACATCTCCAACAATGGACACTCCGTAGTTGTGGAGTTCAATGACTCAGATGATCGTTCAG TGATCAAGGGAGGCCCACTCGATAACCCCTACAGACTGAAACAATTTCATTTCCACTGGGGTGGAAAAGGACACGAAGGCTCTGAGCACACTGTTTCAGGAAAAGGCTTTGCATCTGAG CTTCATTTAGTTCACTGGAATGCTGTCAAGTACAAAACATATGGAGAGGCATCAACTGCGCCCGATGGTCTTGCCGTTCTTGGCATCTTTTTAGAA ACAGGTGATGACCACAGATGGCTCCACATGATAACGGATGTTCTGTACACGGTGAAGTATAAA GGCAGTATCACAGATTTCAAAGGTTTCAACCCCAAGTGCCTGCTTCCCAGCAGTCTTCACTTCTGGACCTACCTCGGCTCTCTAACCACACCTCCGCTGCACGAGAGCGTTATCTGGATCGTCCTGAAGGAGCCAATCGAAGTGTCTGAAAAGCAG CTGGGGATGCTCAGAATGCTTCTGTTCACCGAAGAGGAAGACAATCAGAAGATGCGGATGGAAAACAACTTCAGGCCTCCCCAGCCTCTAAAAGGGAGGAGAGTGCGTTCCTCCAATTAA
- the ca7 gene encoding carbonic anhydrase 7 isoform X1, translating into MTGHHWGYGKEDGPSSWYKNYPVAEGNRQSPIDIVPNEASRDRDLGPLMINYDHCTSINISNNGHSVVVEFNDSDDRSVIKGGPLDNPYRLKQFHFHWGGKGHEGSEHTVSGKGFASELHLVHWNAVKYKTYGEASTAPDGLAVLGIFLETGDDHRWLHMITDVLYTVKYKGSITDFKGFNPKCLLPSSLHFWTYLGSLTTPPLHESVIWIVLKEPIEVSEKQLGMLRMLLFTEEEDNQKMRMENNFRPPQPLKGRRVRSSN; encoded by the exons ATGACGGGACATCACTGGGGATACGGGAAGGAGGACG GTCCTTCTTCATGGTATAAAAACTACCCCGTTGCAGAGGGGAACCGGCAATCACCAATTGATATTGTCCCCAATGAGGCTTCACGTGACCGCGATCTGGGCCCTTTAATGATAAACTACGACCACTGCACCTCCATTAACATCTCCAACAATGGACACTCCGTAGTTGTGGAGTTCAATGACTCAGATGATCGTTCAG TGATCAAGGGAGGCCCACTCGATAACCCCTACAGACTGAAACAATTTCATTTCCACTGGGGTGGAAAAGGACACGAAGGCTCTGAGCACACTGTTTCAGGAAAAGGCTTTGCATCTGAG CTTCATTTAGTTCACTGGAATGCTGTCAAGTACAAAACATATGGAGAGGCATCAACTGCGCCCGATGGTCTTGCCGTTCTTGGCATCTTTTTAGAA ACAGGTGATGACCACAGATGGCTCCACATGATAACGGATGTTCTGTACACGGTGAAGTATAAA GGCAGTATCACAGATTTCAAAGGTTTCAACCCCAAGTGCCTGCTTCCCAGCAGTCTTCACTTCTGGACCTACCTCGGCTCTCTAACCACACCTCCGCTGCACGAGAGCGTTATCTGGATCGTCCTGAAGGAGCCAATCGAAGTGTCTGAAAAGCAG CTGGGGATGCTCAGAATGCTTCTGTTCACCGAAGAGGAAGACAATCAGAAGATGCGGATGGAAAACAACTTCAGGCCTCCCCAGCCTCTAAAAGGGAGGAGAGTGCGTTCCTCCAATTAA